The following proteins are encoded in a genomic region of Struthio camelus isolate bStrCam1 chromosome 3, bStrCam1.hap1, whole genome shotgun sequence:
- the FBXO16 gene encoding F-box only protein 16 isoform X1, whose product MAFAPPRNMDGPKLQTKMSTWTPLNHQLMNDKVFEERRALLGKWFDKWTDAQRRRILGDLLERCSLSQQKFCAKHLQDRVPTEALDFTTQLPRVLSLYIFSFLDPRSLCRCAQVSWHWKYLSELDQLWMLKCLRFGWYINFSPTPFEQGIWKKHYIEMVKELRVTRPKTPLKDEFVVIDVQPVRSNVPEAKLSLSSTLRSASALGKRRDKEKREFPPWRSSDRHPTDTIRFNYLDNYDPIEQARQARKKGGAETPDLSRQAAEKKKKPACGHYKLRKAKSLLSLSADLESVPKTPVRPSWAAHQSTGNLLPKAAVKTLVPSPQWNAGIRPVPVQAPVPKQCERGKKDFTRTSTRSPSSPLFEAQPWHIPPSNQGSDTE is encoded by the exons ATGGCATTTGCACCTCCTAGAAACATGGATGGCCCAAAGCTACAAACCAAGATGAGCACGTGGACCCCTCTGAACCATCAACTCATGAATGACAAG GTGTTTGAAGAAAGAAGAGCCCTGCTTGGAAAATGG TTTGACAAGTGGACAGATGCTCAGAGGCGGAGGATTCTGGGGGACTTGTTGGAGCGCTGCTCCCTGTCGCAGCAGAAGTTCTGCGCCAAGCACCTACAGGACCGAGTTCCCACCGAAGCGCTAGATTTTACCACGCAGCTCCCTCGAGTGCTCTCTTTATACATCTTTTCCTTCCTGGATCCACGGAGCCTCTGTCGATGTGCGCAG GTAAGCTGGCACTGGAAGTACCTGTCTGAACTGGATCAGCTCTGGATGCTGAAGTGCCTGCGTTTTGGCTGGTACATCAACTTCTCTCCAACCCCTTTTGAGCAAGGAATCTGGAAGAAACATTACATTGAGATGGTGAAAGAGCTGCGTGTTACAAGACCAAAG ACCCCTCTAAAGGATGAGTTTGTAGTTATTGATGTGCAACCAGTAAGGAGCAATGTCCCAGAGGCAAAACTTTCTCTTTCGTCAACTTTACGATCAGCTTCTGCACTAGGAAAGAGGAGagacaaggagaaaagagagTTCCCCCCATGGCGTTCATCAGACAGACATCCTACGGACACCATCCGATTCAACTACCTCGACAACTATGATCCCATTGAACAGGCTAGGCAGGC gagaaagaaaggaggagcgGAGACCCCAGACCTTAGCCGGCAGGCAGccgagaaaaaaaagaaaccagccTGTGGACATTATAAGCTCCGGAAGGCAAAATCACTA CTGTCACTTTCGGCAGATCTTGAGTCTGTTCCAAAAACACCAGTTCGTCCCAGTTGGGCCGCTCACCAGTCCACTGGAAACCTGCTCCCCAAAGCAGCAGTGAAGACCCTAGTCCCAAGCCCCCAGTGGAACGCTGGGATACGACCAGTGCCTGTTCAAGCTCCAGTGCCAAAGCAGTgcgaaagaggaaagaaagacttcACAAGGACGAGCACCAGGTCTCCAT